A part of Candidatus Thermoplasmatota archaeon genomic DNA contains:
- the rpe gene encoding ribulose-phosphate 3-epimerase encodes MVKIAPSILSADFCKLGEEVVAAEKGGADMIHIDVMDGVFVPNLTIGPPVVKRIRKCTTLEFDCHLMVQRPQTLIQDFIAAGSDLITIHVESDKDTDAVLDEIRAGGNKAGLSLNPGTPLSEAGPYLEKLDLLLVMTVHPGFSGQKFMPEVVQKIRDARGKIEELGTGIDLQVDGGIDPTTARSVVEAGANVLVAGSAIYGGNVAERIAALRKAAESESY; translated from the coding sequence GTGGTCAAGATAGCACCTTCCATTCTGTCCGCGGATTTCTGCAAACTCGGGGAGGAAGTAGTCGCTGCCGAGAAAGGCGGAGCCGACATGATACACATAGATGTCATGGATGGTGTCTTCGTGCCGAACCTCACAATAGGACCTCCCGTGGTCAAGCGAATAAGGAAATGCACGACCCTCGAGTTCGACTGCCATCTGATGGTTCAGAGACCGCAGACGCTCATTCAGGATTTCATTGCCGCCGGTTCCGACCTCATCACGATCCATGTGGAATCGGACAAGGACACGGATGCGGTCCTGGACGAGATCCGGGCGGGAGGGAACAAAGCGGGACTGTCTCTCAACCCGGGAACCCCACTCTCCGAGGCGGGACCCTATCTCGAGAAACTGGACCTTCTCCTCGTGATGACGGTTCACCCCGGGTTCAGCGGGCAGAAGTTCATGCCCGAGGTCGTGCAGAAGATCAGAGATGCGCGCGGGAAGATCGAGGAACTGGGAACCGGAATCGACCTGCAGGTCGACGGCGGGATTGACCCCACGACCGCGAGGTCCGTCGTCGAGGCTGGTGCAAACGTCCTCGTGGCGGGTTCAGCGATCTACGGCGGGAACGTGGCCGAGAGGATCGCGGCCCTGCGGAAGGCGGCGGAATCAGAAAGTTATTAA
- a CDS encoding transketolase, whose amino-acid sequence MPKHSRELIGKLEYEALKIRRHLIRMIYQAGSGHPGGSLSATDVITALYFHVLNVDPKDPSWVDRDRFVLSKGHACPAWYAALAETGFFPIEELDTLRKIGSRLQGHPDMRKTPGVEASTGSEGQGLSNGIGMALAAKLDRRSYRIYVMVGDGENDCGQTWEAAMSASFYKLDNLCAIVDRNLMQLDGPTKHIMSLEPLADKWKAFGWKVLEIDGHDFTEILKAFDKAESVKGKPTVIIARTLKGKGVSFMEGAVGFHGKAPNEEEYEQAMTELGGEP is encoded by the coding sequence ATGCCCAAGCACAGTCGAGAACTGATAGGTAAACTGGAGTATGAAGCTCTCAAGATCCGCCGACACCTCATACGGATGATCTATCAGGCGGGGTCGGGACATCCCGGGGGCTCGCTCTCCGCCACAGATGTGATCACCGCCTTGTACTTCCACGTGCTGAACGTGGACCCCAAGGACCCATCTTGGGTGGACAGGGACAGGTTCGTCCTGAGCAAGGGTCATGCGTGTCCCGCCTGGTATGCGGCTCTTGCGGAAACGGGCTTCTTCCCCATCGAGGAACTGGACACATTGAGGAAGATCGGGAGCAGGCTTCAGGGGCATCCGGACATGAGGAAGACCCCTGGCGTCGAGGCTTCCACGGGATCGGAAGGCCAAGGCCTCTCCAACGGAATAGGAATGGCCCTCGCGGCCAAGCTCGACAGACGGAGCTACCGCATTTATGTGATGGTCGGGGACGGCGAGAACGATTGCGGTCAGACATGGGAAGCGGCCATGTCGGCGTCCTTCTACAAGCTTGACAACCTCTGTGCCATAGTGGACAGGAACCTGATGCAACTTGACGGCCCAACGAAGCACATAATGTCCCTCGAGCCACTTGCGGACAAGTGGAAGGCTTTCGGATGGAAGGTCCTCGAGATCGACGGGCACGACTTCACGGAGATCCTGAAAGCCTTCGACAAGGCTGAGAGCGTGAAAGGCAAACCCACTGTGATCATAGCAAGGACGCTGAAGGGAAAGGGCGTCAGCTTCATGGAGGGAGCGGTCGGGTTCCATGGAAAGGCACCCAACGAGGAGGAGTACGAGCAGGCGATGACCGAGCTCGGGGGCGAACCATGA
- a CDS encoding transketolase family protein, whose translation MNYGAWKKESQRDFWAKALLELGRERKDIVVLSADLSTSVKTSVFAEEFPERHFNVGIAEQNMMSIAAGFAASGKTVFASTFAAFGTGRVYDQIRQSIAYPEMNVKIVATHAGITVGGDGATHQIVEDIALMRALPNMTVVVPADAPETYLAIRAVADYVGPVYLRMGRADVPTIASIQDDFELGKATVLRDGDDVTLIGTGVMVSRCLVAADELTKEGIDARVLNMSTIKPLDREALIKAARDTGAVVTAEEHSVTVGMGAAVAMDLAENAHVPMKRVGIPDVFGESGDSDELMEKYGLTAENIIEATHDVMRRKGGAL comes from the coding sequence ATGAACTACGGGGCCTGGAAGAAGGAGAGCCAGAGGGACTTCTGGGCGAAGGCCCTTCTTGAGCTCGGAAGGGAGAGAAAGGACATAGTCGTTCTGAGCGCCGACCTCTCCACGTCCGTCAAGACCTCCGTGTTCGCAGAGGAGTTCCCGGAGAGACACTTCAACGTCGGGATCGCAGAGCAGAACATGATGAGCATCGCCGCGGGTTTTGCGGCCTCGGGGAAGACCGTCTTCGCGAGCACCTTCGCGGCCTTCGGGACGGGGAGGGTGTACGACCAGATCAGGCAGTCGATAGCGTATCCAGAGATGAACGTGAAGATAGTCGCGACGCACGCGGGAATAACGGTCGGCGGCGACGGAGCCACGCACCAGATCGTGGAGGACATCGCCCTCATGCGAGCTCTCCCGAACATGACGGTGGTCGTGCCCGCTGACGCACCCGAGACGTATCTGGCAATAAGGGCGGTCGCCGACTATGTTGGCCCCGTATACCTCCGGATGGGACGCGCGGATGTCCCCACGATCGCGTCCATTCAGGACGACTTCGAGCTCGGCAAGGCAACAGTCCTCCGGGACGGTGACGATGTCACGCTCATCGGAACGGGCGTGATGGTGTCAAGGTGCTTGGTCGCGGCCGACGAGCTGACGAAGGAGGGGATCGATGCCAGGGTCCTGAACATGAGCACGATCAAGCCGCTTGACAGGGAGGCCCTGATCAAGGCAGCAAGGGACACTGGAGCTGTCGTCACGGCGGAGGAGCACAGCGTCACCGTGGGAATGGGAGCCGCTGTTGCGATGGACCTGGCCGAGAACGCGCATGTCCCCATGAAGCGCGTCGGGATACCCGACGTGTTCGGAGAGTCCGGGGACTCGGACGAGCTGATGGAGAAGTACGGGTTGACGGCCGAGAACATAATCGAGGCGACGCACGACGTCATGAGAAGGAAGGGTGGAGCCCTATGA